ACCCGGCCGTCGCGCAGGCGGCCGTCATCGGTGTCCCCGACGAGCGGCTCGGACAGGTGGGCAAGGCGTTCGTTGTCCGGAAAGGTGTTGTCAGCGCTGAGGAATTGATCGGTTGGTGCCGCGAACGCATGGCCGGGTTCAAGGTGCCGCGGTCGGTGCGGTTTCTCGAGGCGCTGCCGCTCAACGCCACCGGCAAGGTGGTCAAAGACTTGCTTCGGTAGGCGGCGTGCCATCCTCGTATGCCAGATAAGAGAACTATATTCTCACAGCTTGTTGGGCATTTGTCGAGTGGCGGCCAGGGCGGCATCGGCGGGAATGGCCGGAGAAGGTGATAACGTGGCTCTCCTGATCGTCAGGACGTTGGCGGCGGAAAAATATCGGCGCAGATGCTCGCGCGTTAACGCGTCTGCCGAGTAGGGTTGCCGAACGGCGACGCCCACGCCGGGATACCGTCGCCTGCCGTCCGTGGCCAGAAGCAAACTTGCCACCGACGGGCAAGCGGCAGAGGAGTTTGGCATTGAGTCACGAGCAGCCTCGTTCCCGGGCTGGTGAACGGTGAATGGCGGCGCCCGCCAAAATGCCACTGACACGAAATCGGTTCCGGTGAACGAGGACGAAACCCCAAGCACCGCCGCCGAAATCCGGGCAATGGCCGAACAGGCCGAGGCAGAGGCCGCGGAGGCGGAGGCTCTTGCCGCCGCCGCCCGTGCCCGTGCCCGCGCCATTCAATTGCGACGCCAGGCCGAACTCGCCGAAGCGAAAAAACAGGAATCAGCCGCCGCGCAAGACACCCGCGAGATCGAGTCGGAAGAAATCCAGTCCGCGGTCGAGCCGGAAAGCGTCGAGACCGAAGGGAGTCCGGCCGAGGCCGAAGGGAGTCCCGCCGATGCCGATGCCTCGTCGGCCGAGGAGGAGAAGCCGGCGCGACGCTGGCGCTGCCTTTCCAGGCTTCGCCGTCCCAAATGGTCCACCATTGCCGCGTCCATAGCCATCGTTATTATTCTCGCCGCGCTGGCGGGCAGCGGCTACATGATCAAGGAGCATCGCGATGCGGTCCGGCAGCGGCAGCGTGCGGCCGAGTTCGCCGCGGCGGCACGCCAGGGCGTCGTGACGCTGACATCGCTGGACTTCAACAACGCCAAGCAAGGCGTGCAGCGCATCCTCGAGAACTCCACCGGCTCGTTCAAGGACGACTTCCTCAAGATGGCCGACGATTTCACCAAGGTGGTGGAACAATCGAAGGTGGTCTCGCAAGGCACCGTTCAGGCCGCCGCTGTAGACACGATGACGGCCGATTCGGCGGTGGTGCTGGTGGCCTCCACGTCGGAGGTGACCAATGCGGCTGGCGCCAAACAGGATCCACGTAACTACCGGCTGATCGTGACGGTCACCCGCGACGGTGGTCAGCTCAAGATATCGAAAGTCGAGTTCGTGCCGTGACCGCGGACGAAACGTCGGTGCCAGAGACTGCGGAAGCCGAAGAGACAGCGGAACTCCCAGAGACTGCGGAAGCCGAGGAGACGCCAGATGCCAGCGCGGCACCCGGCCGGTTGAAGCGCTCCTTCGCCACGCTGAAGAAGCGGTCGTCCGGCAAGGTCCTTCCCGCCCTGCTGGCGTTGTTGGTCGCGGCTTCGTTGGCGCTGCTGGGTGCGCTGTTCTATTTCTTGTACTTGCCGGATCGGGACACCGATGCCGCGGCCGCAAAGGCGGCGATTTCGGCCGCCAGCGAGGGAACGGTGGCGGTCCTGTCGTATTCTCCCGATACCCTTGACCGCGACTTCTCTTCCGCGAAATCACATTTGACCGGTGACTTCTTGTCCTACTACGACCAATTCACTCGGCAGATCGTTGCCCCGGCCGCCAAACAGAAGTCGGTGAAGACGACCGCGGTGGTGCTCCGCGCCGCCCTGTCGGACTTGCGTCCGGGTTCGGCCGACGTGCTGTTGTTCGTCAACCAAAGCACGCAGAGCAAGGATCGGCCAGAGCCGACGTTCACCTCCAGCAGCGTATCGGTGAAGCTCACGAAAGCTCATGGGAAATGGCTCATTTCGTCGTTCAATCCGGTGTAGGCCTGCGGTGACGACGAACGAGATACATTCGATGGTGATCGCATCGGATTATCGCATCCCGGATCCGACCCGAGTGTGGCCGCTGCTCGAGCGCAACAAAGCGGCACTGGCCGACATTGGCGCACACCACGTTCTGGTGTACACGTCCACCCACGACTACGGCCGGGTGCTGGTAATGATCGGGGTGCACAGCCGTGAGCCGATCGTGGAACTGTTGCGCTCCCGGGTCTTCTTCGACTGGTTCGATGCCGCTGGTGTCGACGACATCCCCGCGGTCTTTGCCGGCGAGATCGTCGACCGGTTCGTTCCGGTACCGCCGGCCATCTCCGGGGCGCCGGGCGTCGTGGTTGCCGCGATCGCGTCGGTCGACGACGTGTCGGCCCTGCTCGCGGGGGTCAGCTCGGCAGCGGACCGATTTACCGCGGCCGGTATCCGAAAGACCTGGATTTTCCAGGCTTTCGACGATGAGCATGAGGTCCTGATCTTGCAGGAGTTTCCCGACGAGGAGGGCGCGCGGCGGTGGATCGACCACCCCGACGCCGCGGCCCAATGGATGTCCGGGGCGGGCGTGGGTGCCTACCCGCCGCTCTTTGTTGGCCGGTTCTTCGACATGATGCGCATCGAGGCGGACTGAGCGGACCGATCCCGGACCGCACGGCACACTCGGTCTAGCCGCGCTGAGACCGAGCGGCCTTAACCGGCCTTCACCGGCGACATGGGTCCCACGAGTTGGCCGAGCAGGCGAGGGATGTCGAGGCGCGGCAACACCACCTCGACGAACACCATGCGGTCCTTGTGCTCGGCGGCCGCGGTGAATGCGTCGTCGAGCTCGCCATAGGTCTGCGCCCGGAACGCCAGATGATTGGCCACGCCCAGCGCGTGGGGAATGTCGGTCCAACTCCAACCGACAATGTCGTTGTAGGGGGCCGTCTTTCCGTGGATCGCCCGTTCGACGGTGTAGCCGTCGTTGTTGACCACCACGATGACGGGGGATAACCCCTCGCGGGAGAAGGTGCCGAGTTCCTGGACGGTAAGTTGCGCTGCGCCGTCGCCGATCAGCAACACGGTCCTGCGGTCCGGATGCGCCACGGCGGCCCCGACCGCCGCGGGCAGCGTGTAACCGATTGAGCCCCACAGTGGTTGGCCGATGAAGGTGACTCCGTGCGGCAACCGGTGATCCGCCATGCCGTAGAACGACGTCCCCTGATCGGCGAGGACCACGTTTCCCGGTGTGAGCGCCACGCAAAGCCGGTCCCATAGCATCTGTTGGGTAAGTGGTTGATCCCGTGGCGGGGGTGGCGGCAGTGGATCGGCGGGCGGCGACGCCACGGGTGGCGACGTGATCCCGCGCCGGACCAGGATCGTGGCCAGCGCCTCCAGCGCGGCGCCCATTTCCAGCGGCGCGAAGACCTCGCCGGCGACGCTGCTTTGGTATTGCCCGACGTCGATGGTCCGGGCCGGGTCGATCCGCTGGCTGAAGAAGCCGCTGACCATGTCGGTGAACACCACGCCCGCCGTCACCAGCACCGGTGCCTGCTCGATCGCCGTGCGCACCCGTTCGGCGCTGGCCGAGCCCGCGTAGATCCCCAGGAAGTTGGGTGAGCTCTCGTCGAGCAGGCTCTTTCCCCACATCAGTGTGGCGTGCGGCACCACGTCGGCCGCCAGCAGCGCCTCGAGTTCTTTGATGGCGTGCAGGCGGTGGACCAGCAGGTCGGCCAGCACGGTCAACTGGTGGTCGCCGATGAGTTCGGTTGCGGCGTCGGTGAATAGCGCTAGCGCCCGGGGGCTGGTGCCGCCGGCGTAGCGGGGCAGCGGCGCGTCGGGCGGTTCGGTGGGGAAGCGCGCCACGTCGGTGGACAGCAAGACGTATCCGGGTCGCTTCTGCTCGCGCACCTCGCTGAGCACCCGGTCGATCTCCCTGCACGCCGTCGCCGGCATGAGATTGGCCTGGGCACAGGTGATTTCGCGGCTGATCCGGAAGAAGTGCTCGAAATCCCCGTCGCCCAGGGAATGGTGTAGCGCGCGCCTGGTGCCCTGCGCGTCCTTGGAGGGTCCGCCGACGATGTGCACGACGGGCACGTGCTCGGCGTAGCTGCCCGCGATCGCGTTGGCCGCCGAGAGTTCTCCCACGCCGAATGTCGTTACCACGGCCGACATTCCGCGCAACCGTCCGTACCCGTCGGCGGCGTAACCGGCGTTGAGCTCGTTGGCGCTGCCGACCCACCGAATGGTGGGATGGGCCACGATGTGGTCCAAAAATTCCAGGTTGTAGTCGCCGGGAACGCCGAAGATTTCGGACACGCCGAGTTCGGCGAGGCGGTCCAACAGGTAGTCACCGACGGTGTAGGCGGAATTTCCGGGGCCGGGCCCCGCATCGGTCGGGGTATCAGTCACAAGCACGACGGTACGCTCGGCCGAAACCGTTCCGGCCGGCACGCCGTTCGCCTAATGTGCGGGCCATGGCAATCAAAGAATCCCGCGACATCGTCATCGAAGCCGGCCCCGAGGAGATTCTGGACGTCATCGCCGATTTCGAGGCGATGCCCGAATGGTCGGACCCGCACCAGAGCGCGGAAGTCCTCGAGACCGGAGACGACGGGCGTCCCAGCAAGGTGAAGATGAAGGTCAAGACCGCGGGGATCACCGACGAACAGGTGGTGGCCTACACGTGGAGCGACAACGCGGTGAGCTGGACGCTGGTCAGCTCCGCCCAGCAGCGCTCGCAGGACGGCAAGTACACCCTGGTTCCGCAGGGCCAGGCCACCCTGGTGAAGTTCGAGATCAGCGTCGACCCGAACGTTCCCCTGCCCGGCTTCGTGCTCAAACGCGCGATCAAGGGGACGATCGATACGGCGACCGCGGCCCTGCGCAAGCGGGTGCTCAAGGTGAAGAAGGGTAAGTAATCACCGTGAGCGGCGGTGGGCCCCTGGCCGGGGTGCGGGTGATCGAACTGGGCGGCATCGGACCGGGGCCGCACGCGGGGATGGTGCTCGCCGACTTGGGCGCCGACGTGGTGCGGGTGCGCCGCCCGGGCAGCGTGGCGATCGCAAGCGCGGCGAAGCCGGGCGAAGCGGGTCGCCACCAAGCGGTCGTGACGATGCCGCCTGAGGACCGCGACCTGCTGCACCGCGGGAAGCGCATCGTGGACCTGGACGTCAAGGCGCAGCCTCAGGCGCTGCTGGAGCTGGCCGCCAAGGCCGACGTGCTGTTGGACTGCTTCCGGCCCGGCACCTGCGAGCGACTCGGCATCGGGCCCGACGACTGTGCGGCGGTCAATCCGCGGCTGATCTTTGCGCGGATTACCGGCTGGGGACAGGACGGGCCGCTGGCCCAGACGGCGGGCCACGACATCAACTATCTGTCGCAGACCGGTGCGCTCTCGGCGCTGGGGTACGCCGACCGGCCGCCGATGCCGCCGCTGAACCTGGTCGCCGACTTCGGCGGCGGTTCGATGCTGGTGCTGCTGGGCATCGTGGCGGCGCTGTACGAGCGGGAACGGTCGGGCAAGGGCCAGGTCATCGACGCCGCGATGGTCGACGGGGTCAGCCTGCTGGTCCAGATGATGTGGGCCATGAAGTCGACCGGTGCGCTGCGCGACAGGCGCGAGTCGTTCCTGCTCGACGGCGGCGCCCCATTCTACCGGTGCTACGAGACCGCCGATGGCAAGTACGTGGCCGTCGGCGCCATCGAGCCGCAATTCTTCGCGGCGTTGCTGGCCGGGCTCGGCCTGTCGCCCGACGAGGTGCCCAGCCAGCTCGACATCGGTTCGTACCCACGGATGTACGACGTCTTCGCGCAGAGGTTCGCCGGCCGGACCCGTGACGAGTGGACACGGGTTTTCGTCGGCACCGATGCGTGTGTCACCCCGGTGTTGACTTGGAGCGAAGCCGCCGTGGCCGACCATTTGAAGGCACGCTCAACAATAATCACCGCCCACGGCGTCGAACAGGCCGCGCCCGCGCCGCGTTTCTCCCGAACGCCGGCCGGACCGGTTGGCCCGCCGCCGGCGGCAACCACACCTGTGGACGAAATCGGCTGGTAGCCAAGGATTTACGGCGAACATCGTCCGCGCGGAGGGCGCCGTTGCTAAGTTGGTCTCAGTGGCCGTCAAAGCATCACGGGAATTCGTCGTTGACGCGCCCCCAGAAGTGGTCATGGAGGCGCTGACAGATGTCGGCCTGTTGTCATCCTGGTCGCCGCTGCACAAACAGGTGGAAGTGATCGACCGTTATCCCGACGGCCGGCCCCACCATGTCAAGGCCACCATCAGGATCCTGGGGCTCGTCGACAAAGAGGTCCTGGAATACCACTGGGGCCCCGACTGGGTGGTCTGGGATGCCAAAGGGACCGCCCAGCAGCACGGCCAGCATGTCGAATACACCGTCAAACCCGAGGGCCTCGACAAGACGCGAGTGCGTTTCGACATCACCGTCGAACCGGCGGGGCCCATTCCCGGTTTCGTCGTTAGGCGCGCAACCGAAAATGTCCTCAACGCCGCGGTGAAGGGTCTGCGCAACCTGGTCATGGGCGGCGGTTAGCGGTGGCCGTACAGGCAGCGTCGGAAATCGTTATCGACGCGCCCCCGGAAGTGATCATGGAGGCACTCGCCGACGTGGACGCCGTGCCGTCGTGGTCATCGGTGCACAAACGGGTCGAAGTTATCGACAAACACCCCGACGGGCGACCGCACCACGTGAAGGTCACCATCGCGGTGACCGGCATTCACGACACGGAAATGCTCGAATACCACTGGGGCCCAGATTGGATGGTGTGGGACGCGGCCAAGACCGCGCAGCAGCACGGTCAGCACGGGGAATACACGCTGAGCCGGGAGGGTGACAACAAGACCAGGGTGCGGTTTGCAATCACGGTCGAACCGTGGGCGCCGCTGCCCGAGTTTTGGGTCAACCGGGCCCGCAAGAAGATCCTGCATGCCGCGCTGGAGGGGCTGCGGCAGCGCGTTATGGATGCATAGCCGTTCAGTCCCGCAGCGCGGCCAGCCGCCCGATCGCCTCGTCGAGGGTGTCGTCGCGTTTGCAGAAA
The nucleotide sequence above comes from Mycobacterium malmoense. Encoded proteins:
- a CDS encoding twin-arginine translocation pathway signal; translated protein: MTADETSVPETAEAEETAELPETAEAEETPDASAAPGRLKRSFATLKKRSSGKVLPALLALLVAASLALLGALFYFLYLPDRDTDAAAAKAAISAASEGTVAVLSYSPDTLDRDFSSAKSHLTGDFLSYYDQFTRQIVAPAAKQKSVKTTAVVLRAALSDLRPGSADVLLFVNQSTQSKDRPEPTFTSSSVSVKLTKAHGKWLISSFNPV
- a CDS encoding fatty-acid--CoA ligase gives rise to the protein MTTNEIHSMVIASDYRIPDPTRVWPLLERNKAALADIGAHHVLVYTSTHDYGRVLVMIGVHSREPIVELLRSRVFFDWFDAAGVDDIPAVFAGEIVDRFVPVPPAISGAPGVVVAAIASVDDVSALLAGVSSAADRFTAAGIRKTWIFQAFDDEHEVLILQEFPDEEGARRWIDHPDAAAQWMSGAGVGAYPPLFVGRFFDMMRIEAD
- a CDS encoding alpha-keto acid decarboxylase family protein, coding for MTDTPTDAGPGPGNSAYTVGDYLLDRLAELGVSEIFGVPGDYNLEFLDHIVAHPTIRWVGSANELNAGYAADGYGRLRGMSAVVTTFGVGELSAANAIAGSYAEHVPVVHIVGGPSKDAQGTRRALHHSLGDGDFEHFFRISREITCAQANLMPATACREIDRVLSEVREQKRPGYVLLSTDVARFPTEPPDAPLPRYAGGTSPRALALFTDAATELIGDHQLTVLADLLVHRLHAIKELEALLAADVVPHATLMWGKSLLDESSPNFLGIYAGSASAERVRTAIEQAPVLVTAGVVFTDMVSGFFSQRIDPARTIDVGQYQSSVAGEVFAPLEMGAALEALATILVRRGITSPPVASPPADPLPPPPPRDQPLTQQMLWDRLCVALTPGNVVLADQGTSFYGMADHRLPHGVTFIGQPLWGSIGYTLPAAVGAAVAHPDRRTVLLIGDGAAQLTVQELGTFSREGLSPVIVVVNNDGYTVERAIHGKTAPYNDIVGWSWTDIPHALGVANHLAFRAQTYGELDDAFTAAAEHKDRMVFVEVVLPRLDIPRLLGQLVGPMSPVKAG
- a CDS encoding SRPBCC family protein produces the protein MAIKESRDIVIEAGPEEILDVIADFEAMPEWSDPHQSAEVLETGDDGRPSKVKMKVKTAGITDEQVVAYTWSDNAVSWTLVSSAQQRSQDGKYTLVPQGQATLVKFEISVDPNVPLPGFVLKRAIKGTIDTATAALRKRVLKVKKGK
- a CDS encoding CaiB/BaiF CoA transferase family protein, with the translated sequence MSGGGPLAGVRVIELGGIGPGPHAGMVLADLGADVVRVRRPGSVAIASAAKPGEAGRHQAVVTMPPEDRDLLHRGKRIVDLDVKAQPQALLELAAKADVLLDCFRPGTCERLGIGPDDCAAVNPRLIFARITGWGQDGPLAQTAGHDINYLSQTGALSALGYADRPPMPPLNLVADFGGGSMLVLLGIVAALYERERSGKGQVIDAAMVDGVSLLVQMMWAMKSTGALRDRRESFLLDGGAPFYRCYETADGKYVAVGAIEPQFFAALLAGLGLSPDEVPSQLDIGSYPRMYDVFAQRFAGRTRDEWTRVFVGTDACVTPVLTWSEAAVADHLKARSTIITAHGVEQAAPAPRFSRTPAGPVGPPPAATTPVDEIGW
- a CDS encoding SRPBCC family protein, yielding MAVKASREFVVDAPPEVVMEALTDVGLLSSWSPLHKQVEVIDRYPDGRPHHVKATIRILGLVDKEVLEYHWGPDWVVWDAKGTAQQHGQHVEYTVKPEGLDKTRVRFDITVEPAGPIPGFVVRRATENVLNAAVKGLRNLVMGGG
- a CDS encoding SRPBCC family protein, with translation MAVQAASEIVIDAPPEVIMEALADVDAVPSWSSVHKRVEVIDKHPDGRPHHVKVTIAVTGIHDTEMLEYHWGPDWMVWDAAKTAQQHGQHGEYTLSREGDNKTRVRFAITVEPWAPLPEFWVNRARKKILHAALEGLRQRVMDA